TTTCTGTTTATCTTTTatcatctttttcttctttattttagcAAAGACATATTTATGAttttaagtgttttataaatcTTAACATTAGGCACCTAATTAATAATTGTGTATAGTATTAAAGCTATATTTATATTAGTCCACAATAATAATCTTAACTCATTAATAGGATGCTTATTTCTTTATGGGAGAGTTTGAACGTGACATAATTGTCCATCCTTCTTTTTGGTATATTTCCTTAATTTAATGTATTCgggaaaggaaagaaaaaaaaaaaagataacttAAACACAGAAAGTgtaatttggtttttttttttttttttttgatttggaAAAGTGTAATTTGGTTGATTTAGAAATCTTCACAGTTATAGAAAAACAATTCAAACATGGAATGATTCGAATGAATCGCTAAAAACTACAGAGAAATTTGGGCCATTTCCAAGTCTTATTATCCACAAATAAGACTAGATTATGGAGCCGCTATATATTCATTTCAAACAATAAAAACACTCACACTACACCACCATTACATGACCTTTTTCTTTcctaaaatcatgaaaataaaaacaCTATTTTGCACAATTGAATAAAATCTACACAATGTCACGATATGTTTACATTCAAGTTCCTAGAAATTTGGCTGTCTTTAGTCCAAATACTTTGATCCATATCCCAAGCAAAGTGAGGACAGCCTAGGCTTGTATTGTACAATGCTCATCTTGCTAGCTTGGGTCATTGCCTTTTCATCCTGATTGTGCTGAGTTTTGTTAATGGATTTAAAACTTATTATTCTACTCAAAAAGGTTGCCTTAGACAACAACCCTACATTTTGATCTTTTACCTTGTTCTCTTCATCACTCACTTTTCTATTGGACGGACCCTTTAAAGGAAACCACAATTTCTTTTGCCTCTTAATTTGGGCTGGTGCTGAAATAGGATCAGCGGGCTTTCTTACGCGTCTCGCCATAGCAACTCCTTTGGGCTCAGCTACAACTTTCCAACTTTTGCTCTCCGAAACCAATCCATACAATTGTTGTTCCTTATGGCTTttctgttcttcttcttcttcttctctggcTTTCTCTCGTGGGCTTGCCCATCTCAAAGAAACTGACCGATTGGGCTGCCTAAGCTCGTGTGAGTCTAAACCACTGTCCATTGTGGGCCGACCCAAAGACACAGATTCACCAGGCTGGGCCCTTGATGATGGGGACATCGACCGAGCACGCTTGTGATTTTTCCCTCTAACGTTCTCAATTGCAGCCATGAAGGGATCAAAATCATCATTCCACAAGCACTGGCGTGAAAAGGCCACCTTATTAAGAACCGAACGTGGAGTTCTCGGCGAGACGGGTCCAACCACTTTACCATTACTTTTGGCTGAAAGTCGCGGTGGAAGTTTTAATGGAGTAGGAGCTAAAGGCACAACTTTGCCATCACAAAAGAGCTCATCAGCAAAAGACATGGACGATGGAAGTGAATCTCCACGCCATGGATCGCCATAGTCCGGCGACAGAATCTTTGGTTCAAAATCGTTGAGATGAAGG
The Cannabis sativa cultivar Pink pepper isolate KNU-18-1 unplaced genomic scaffold, ASM2916894v1 Contig1, whole genome shotgun sequence genome window above contains:
- the LOC115718560 gene encoding uncharacterized protein LOC115718560; protein product: MGIQSKFLYTSTETSPTPSICSIEESMMSFYSAPTSPTSEFYSTTEPTTPISTTTNTTYYEDCANFNLEDFEFDTSHRFLHLNDFEPKILSPDYGDPWRGDSLPSSMSFADELFCDGKVVPLAPTPLKLPPRLSAKSNGKVVGPVSPRTPRSVLNKVAFSRQCLWNDDFDPFMAAIENVRGKNHKRARSMSPSSRAQPGESVSLGRPTMDSGLDSHELRQPNRSVSLRWASPREKAREEEEEEQKSHKEQQLYGLVSESKSWKVVAEPKGVAMARRVRKPADPISAPAQIKRQKKLWFPLKGPSNRKVSDEENKVKDQNVGLLSKATFLSRIISFKSINKTQHNQDEKAMTQASKMSIVQYKPRLSSLCLGYGSKYLD